In a single window of the Longimicrobiales bacterium genome:
- a CDS encoding DUF559 domain-containing protein: MRGIPGSTIDSMVKTGRLCVLRRGVYQVGPLPLPRAAEAAAVLASGRTSRLSHGSAARLHELMDRAVHDLPPEVTVPRRKRPRIEGIRVHRMRDLRPDEVTTLHGIPITTPARTLLDIAETMTSREVEQALAKALRMRLVTLQEMHEMVNRHPKHRGAPLLRQLLGSERGPAFTRSKAEDRLLEIVRAARLPEPVLNTRVLGYEVDFLWTDSRVVVEVDGYAFHGSHASFVGDRQRDAELTAAGYRVLRFTWTDLTEGRFATVVRLAQALVRK; encoded by the coding sequence GTGCGCGGCATTCCCGGCAGCACAATCGACTCGATGGTAAAGACAGGTCGGCTGTGCGTCCTTCGACGCGGTGTCTACCAGGTCGGTCCGCTGCCACTGCCGCGCGCCGCCGAGGCCGCCGCGGTGCTTGCGTCCGGCAGGACCTCGCGGCTGAGCCACGGCAGCGCGGCTCGCCTGCATGAACTGATGGACCGCGCCGTCCATGACCTTCCGCCGGAGGTGACCGTGCCCCGCCGCAAGAGACCCAGGATCGAAGGGATTCGGGTGCATCGTATGCGTGACCTGCGCCCGGACGAGGTTACGACATTGCATGGCATCCCCATCACCACCCCCGCACGTACACTGCTCGACATCGCGGAGACGATGACATCCCGGGAGGTCGAGCAGGCACTCGCGAAGGCACTGCGCATGCGGCTCGTTACCCTCCAGGAGATGCATGAGATGGTTAACCGGCACCCGAAGCATCGAGGGGCACCGCTGCTTCGGCAGTTGCTGGGCTCAGAGCGTGGGCCCGCATTCACGCGTTCCAAAGCGGAAGACAGGTTGCTCGAGATCGTTAGGGCCGCACGACTCCCGGAGCCCGTGCTCAACACACGTGTCCTTGGGTATGAAGTGGATTTTCTCTGGACGGACTCGCGCGTCGTCGTCGAGGTGGATGGCTACGCGTTCCACGGCAGCCACGCGTCCTTTGTCGGCGACCGCCAGCGCGACGCGGAACTCACTGCGGCGGGCTACCGGGTCCTGCGCTTCACCTGGACGGACCTCACCGAAGGCAGGTTCGCCACGGTGGTGCGGCTGGCACAGGCACTCGTGCGAAAATGA
- a CDS encoding pyridoxamine 5'-phosphate oxidase family protein yields the protein MAEQKKIDELYDLIDGIEIAMLTTRRADGRLVSRPMATQERQPGADLWFVTDIHAHKVDELEQDPNVNVAYYRDRTREWVSVSGTARVSQDRAKIRELYRPDWRMWFGKIDDVQDGGPDDPRLALLLVTADSVHYMKKEKSTPAVLFEMAKGMVTGERPDIGEVREVGGSELR from the coding sequence GTGGCAGAACAGAAGAAGATCGACGAGCTGTACGACCTCATCGACGGCATCGAGATCGCGATGCTGACGACCCGCCGCGCAGACGGCCGACTCGTGTCCAGGCCCATGGCGACACAGGAGCGACAGCCCGGCGCCGACCTCTGGTTCGTGACCGACATCCACGCCCACAAAGTCGATGAGCTGGAGCAGGACCCGAACGTCAACGTCGCGTACTACCGCGATCGCACCCGGGAGTGGGTCTCCGTGAGCGGCACCGCGCGGGTCTCGCAGGATCGGGCGAAGATCCGCGAGCTGTATCGTCCCGACTGGCGCATGTGGTTCGGCAAGATCGACGATGTGCAGGACGGCGGTCCCGACGATCCGCGCCTGGCCCTGCTGCTCGTCACCGCCGACAGTGTCCATTACATGAAGAAGGAAAAGTCGACGCCCGCGGTGCTGTTCGAGATGGCCAAAGGCATGGTCACGGGTGAGCGGCCCGACATCGGAGAGGTGCGCGAGGTGGGCGGGTCGGAGCTGCGGTAA